Proteins encoded within one genomic window of Meriones unguiculatus strain TT.TT164.6M chromosome 20, Bangor_MerUng_6.1, whole genome shotgun sequence:
- the Akap12 gene encoding A-kinase anchor protein 12 isoform X1 has protein sequence MGAGSSTEQRSPEPPAGSDTPSELEMSGHGPAGEAPGAAGDPAAADPASKLPQKNGQLSTVNGVAEQGDVQVQEGTQDGQEEEVTVEDVGQRESEDVREKDRVKEMAANSAVAEDITKEGQEETPEILEQIPASERNAEEMAQPAESQANDVGFKKVFKFVGFKFTVKKDKNEKSDTVQLLTVKKDDSEGAEASVGAGDHQESTTETEEESAPKESELKQSTEKPEDTLKQAQSSTGIPVQAESGQATEEEAKDDEKQDKEPTKSSESPTSPVSSETTSSFKKFFTHGWAGWRKKTSFKKPKEDDLETSEKKKEQEAEKVEEEEKEKPEEGPAEPAPASEAQEATEGTSQARLSADYEKVELPLEDQVGDLEGSQEEKCAPLATEVFDDKVEGHQEVVAEVHVSNVGKVTEEQEGGEEAEGDVQEKGESLSPEKLAEAQEAPKEAEPAEELVKSIEVCVSGGDHTQLTDLSPDEKVSPRHPEGIVSEADMLSSQERIKMQGSPLKKLFSSSGLKKLSGKKHKGKRGGGGDEEPGEQQQVQTESPESADEQKGESSASSPEEPEEITCLEKGLSEAQQEGEAEEGATSDGEKKREGITPWASFKKMVTPRKRVRRPSESDKEEELDKAKSATLSSTESTVSEMQEEVKAVGDEQKPEEPKRKVDTSVSWEALICVGSSKKRARKASSSDDEGGPRTVGGDGHRAEETGKDKEAGTDAAPASTQEQDQAQGSSSPEPAGSPSEGEGVSTWESFKRLVTPRKKSKSKLEEKTEDSTPEQLASDVEPSREESWVSIKKLIPGRRKKRLDGKQDQAAVEDSGPVEVNEDDPDVPAVVPLSEYDAVEREKMEVQQAQESAEVPQLQGPVYVSEELSKTLVHTVSVAVIDGTRAVTSVEERSPSWISASVTEPLEHAEDEAMPPVEVTEREVFAEETPVSTQTLPEGKDAHDDPVASEVDFTSEAMTAAETTDALRTEEATEASGAEETTDMVSAVSQLTDSPDTTEEATPVQEVEGGVVDPEERERQTQAILQAVAEKVKGESQVPAAQAAQRAGPIVLEKVDEVEEDSEVQAVGKGGDVVSEEPKQETEAEQFAQASEVVQAAPENLEEVPEVLVGPELKERVTTCQALKPQQLMEQAVAPESSETLTDSETNGSTPLADSDTQDVMQDETVESQDSDAFATVGQSQVTEAEAPAAQEEEPSTPPNFPPQEECGEKPERDDVLGPTQQELSVEAALVLAKTEVGQEGPQIDGEKDKGGDKGGLCAEELEVSVDTDEPDSQVKMAEVTCDGEVTGVSCQENESVEVQGGLSPEEREMGTDVDKDSTMETKPEQVSEEHKQKTATPENKDAYLQPDQTAGMPDSERGEAVSSLDTSSSLPDQDKAGSLEVQIQSFDTLVTQTALAEENVETVKVSERDESLECVAAPLTPAEQSSAKDDHCPPQQGEDTVPLEPESQAEAVPATPPPAPAPERALHSDLQGEISPSQKQRPKDDKQISGADGQESAAREEVLDAEAKILEFESESSRLVQNIIQTAVDQFACTETAPATCAADTQAQVPEMQAGSQGSQQMPGRDGCRQASNHDEVPTAAAQDGLVISDISKGMGETSEKMSVPAAESAGVRDQHCEGVIVSLKAKGDGNDAKPVPGDACAKLELFEKPPPEYKGQKGHATDGPQHQSLQAEGEASANLTKESPDTNGPKLTEDGDVQEVGIQEENMPTEPAREIRPQTEEDLQEPKGDLAES, from the coding sequence TTGGACAGAGAGAGTCAGAAGATGTGAGAGAAAAAGACCGAGTGAAAGAAATGGCTGCCAACTCTGCggttgctgaagacatcacaaAAGAAGGGCAGGAGGAAACACCTGAAATACTCGAACAGATCCCTGCTTCAGAACGCAATGCAGAAGAAATGGCACAGCCTGCTGAGTCCCAGGCGAATGATGTGGGCTTCAAGAAGGTATTTAAATTTGTTGGTTTTAAATTCACAGTGAAGAAGGATAAAAACGAGAAGTCTGATACTGTCCAGCTACTCACTGTCAAGAAGGATGACAGCGAAGGGGCAGAAGCCTCAGTTGGAGCTGGTGACCATCAAGAGTCCACCACAGAGACCGAAGAAGAGTCAGCACCCAAAGAAAGTGAGCTGAAGCAATCCACAGAGAAGCCAGAAGACACCCTGAAGCAAGCACAGAGCAGCACAGGAATTCCCGTTCAAGCTGAATCTGGTCAAGCAACTGAGGAAGAAGCTAAAGATGATGAAAAACAGGACAAAGAACCCACCAAGTCTTCCGAGTCTCCGACCAGCCCGGTCAGCAGCGAGACAACATCTTCCTTCAAGAAATTCTTCACTCACGGCTGGGCTGGCTGGCGCAAAAAGACCAGCTTCAAGAAGCCGAAGGAGGATGACCTAGAAAcctcagagaagaaaaaggagcaagAGGCAGAAAaagtagaggaggaagagaaagaaaagccagaagaaggtcCTGCTGAGCCAGCCCCTGCCTCTGAGGCGCAAGAGGCCACAGAAGGCACCAGTCAGGCCAGGCTGTCCGCAGACTATGAGAAGGTGGAGTTGCCCCTGGAAGATCAGGTGGGTGACCTGGAGGGATCGCAGGAGGAGAAGTGTGCTCCCCTGGCCACGGAAGTGTTTGATGACAAAGTGGAAGGCCACCAAGAAGTTGTTGCAGAGGTCCATGTGAGCAACGTGGGAAAGGTGACGGAGGAgcaagaaggaggggaggaggcagaagggGATGTGCAAGAAAAGGGAGAATCCTTGTCCCCTGAAAAACTGGCTGAGGCCCAGGAGGCCCCAAAGGAAGCCGAGCCTGCTGAGGAGCTGGTGAAGAGCATAGAAGTGTGCGTCTCCGGAGGTGACCACACACAGCTGACCGATCTAAGTCCTGACGAGAAGGTGTCACCCAGACACCCAGAAGGCATCGTCAGTGAGGCGGACATGCTGTCCTCTCAGGAGAGGATCAAGATGCAGGGAAGCCCCTTGAAGAAGCTCTTCAGTAGCTCAGGCTTAAAGAAGCTCTCAGGGAAGAAGCACAAGGGGAAACGAGGAGGCGGGGGAGACGAAGAGCCAGGGGAACAGCAACAGGTTCAAACCGAATCCCCGGAGAGTGCTGATGAGCAGAAGGGAGAGagctctgcctcctcccctgAAGAGCCTGAGGAGATCACGTGTCTGGAGAAAGGGCTGTCGGAAGCACAGCAGGAAGGAGAAGCCGAGGAAGGAGCTACTTCCGATGgcgagaagaaaagggaaggaatcaCCCCCTGGGCATCCTTCAAAAAAATGGTGACACCCAGGAAACGGGTCCGAAGACCTTCTGAGAGTGACAAGGAAGAAGAGCTGGACAAGGCCAAGAGTGCCACCTTGTCGTCCACGGAGAGCACGGTGTCAGAAATGCAAGAGGAGGTCAAAGCTGTTGGAGACGAGCAAAAGCCGGAAGAACCAAAGCGCAAGGTGGATACCTCAGTGTCTTGGGAGGCGTTAATCTGTGTCGGATCATCcaagaagagagcaaggaaggcATCCTCTTCCGACGATGAAGGAGGGCCAAGAACAGTGGGAGGGGACGGTCACAGAGCGGAGGAGACCGGCAAAGACAAAGAAGCTGGGACAGATGCTGCTCCTGCCAGCACCCAGGAGCAGGATCAAGCGCAGGGAAGTTCCTCCCCCGAGCCAGCTGGAAGCCCTTCTGAAGGGGAGGGTGTCTCCACCTGGGAGTCATTTAAAAGATTAGTCACTCCAAGAAAAAAATCCAAGTCCAAGCTGGAAGAGAAGACTGAAGACTCCACTCCGGAGCAGTTGGCTTCCGATGTCGAACCAAGTAGAGAAGAATCTTGGGTCTCCATTAAGAAGCTCATTCCTGGACGGCGGAAGAAAAGGCTGGATGGGAAGCAAGACCAAGCCGCCGTTGAAGACTCGGGGCCAGTGGAAGTCAACGAAGATGACCCTGATGTCCCAGCCGTCGTCCCCCTGTCTGAGTACGATGCCGTGGAAAGAGAGAAGATGGAAGTGCAGCAAGCTCAGGAGAGTGCAGAGGTGCCCCAGCTGCAGGGGCCTGTGTACGTGTCGGAGGAGTTGAGCAAGACTCTGGTCCACACCGTGAGCGTGGCTGTCATTGACGGGACCAGGGCCGTGACCAGCGTCGAAGAGCGCTCTCCTTCTTGGATATCTGCGTCCGTAACAGAACCTCTTGAACATGCTGAAGACGAAGCCATGCCTCCCGTTGAGGTCACTGAGAGAGAGGTCTTTGCAGAAGAAACTCCTGTATCCACCCAGACTTTACCAGAGGGCAAGGATGCCCATGACGACCCAGTGGCCAGTGAGGTGGACTTCACCTCAGAAGCCATGACCGCCGCAGAAACCACGGATGCCCTCCGCACCGAAGAAGCCACCGAGGCATCCGGGGCAGAAGAAACCACAGACATGGTATCAGCAGTTTCTCAGCTAACCGACTCCCCGGACACCACAGAGGAAGCCACCCCAGTTCAGGAGGTGGAGGGTGGTGTCGTAGACCCAGAGGAGCGGGAGCGTCAGACACAGGCCATCCTCCAGGCAGTGGCAGAGAAGGTGAAAGGGGAGTCCCAGGTgcctgcagcccaggctgcaCAGAGAGCAGGGCCAATTGTGCTGGAGAAGGTGGACGAGGTGGAGGAGGATTCCGAAGTGCAGGCTGTGGGGAAAGGGGGGGATGTTGTGTCGGAGGAGCCCAAGCAGGAAACTGAAGCTGAGCAGTTTGCACAGGCCTCTGAGGTAGTACAGGCTGCCCCAGAGAACCTTGAGGAAGTTCCTGAAGTCCTGGTGGGTCCAGAGTTGAAGGAGCGTGTCACCACATGCCAGGCCCTAAAGCCGCAGCAGCTGATGGAACAGGCTGTGGCCCCTGAGTCATCCGAAACCTTGACAGACAGCGAGACAAACGGAAGTACTCCCCTAGCAGATTCAGACacccaggatgtgatgcaagacGAGACTGTTGAAAGCCAGGACAGTGATGCCTTTGCTACTGTCGGGCAGTCACAggtcacagaggcagaggcacctGCTGCTCAGGAGGAGGAGCCTTCAACACCACCTAATTTTCCACCCCAGGAAGAGTGTGGGGAGAAACCAGAAAGAGATGATGTTCTAGGACCTACCCAGCAAGAGCTGTCTGTGGAAGCAGCGCTCGTTCTGGCAAAAACTGAGGTGGGTCAAGAGGGTCCCCAGATTGATGGAGAAAAAGACAAAGGCGGAGACAAAGGCGGACTGTGTGCTGAAGAACTGGAGGTGTCCGTAGACACAGACGAACCCGACAGTCAGGTAAAGATGGCTGAAGTGACATGCGATGGTGAGGTGACGGGAGTGTCCTGCCAGGAAAATGAGAGTGTTGAAGTGCAGGGTGGCCTTAGCCCAGAGGAGAGGGAGATGGGAACTGATGTTGACAAGGATTCGACAATGGAAACAAAGCCAGAGCAAGTGAGTGaggaacacaaacagaaaacagccaCTCCTGAGAACAAAGATGCCTACCTGCAGCCCGACCAGACAGCTGGCATGCCCGACTCAGAGAGGGGAGAGGCAGTGAGCAGCCTTGACACGAGCTCTTCTCTCCCAGACCAAGACAAAGCAGGTTCCCTAGAGGTTCAAATCCAAAGCTTTGACACACTGGTCACTCAGACAGCGCTAGCTGAGGAAAATGTAGAAACTGTCAAGGTTTCAGAAAGAGATGAAAGTCTAGAGTGTGTAGCTGCACCCTTAACCCCAGCAGAGCAGTCCTCTGCAAAGGATGACCATTGCCCTCCTCAGCAAGGGGAGGACACTGTGCCTTTGGAGCCTGAGTCTCAGGCAGAGGCAGTCCCAGCCACACCAccacctgctcctgctcctgaAAGGGCCCTACATTCTGACCTGCAAGGAGAGATAAGCCCATCCCAGAAACAGCGACCAAAAGATGACAAGCAGATTAGTGGTGCTGACGGCCAGGAGAGTGCAGCAAGAGAGGAAGTCCTCGACGCCGAAGCCAAAATCTTGGAATTTGAGAGCGAGAGCAGTAGGCTTGTCCAGAACATCATCCAGACAGCGGTCGACCAGTTTGCATGTACAGAAACGGCCCCTGCAACCTGCGCTGCCGACACTCAGGCGCAGGTTCCTGAGATGCAGGCTGGTAGCCAGGGATCCCAACAGATGCCGGGCAGAGACGGCTGCCGTCAAGCCTCCAACCACGACGAAGTACCTACTGCTGCAGCCCAGGACGGACTGGTGATTTCTGATATTTCCAAAGGCATGGGCGAGACCTCAGAAAAGATGAGTGTTCCTGCAGCTGAAAGTGCCGGTGTCAGAGACCAGCACTGTGAAGGGGTGATTGTCTCACTCAAGGCAAAGGGAGATGGAAATGATGCCAAACCTGTGCCAGGTGACGCTTGTGCCAAGTTAGAACTCTTCGAGAAGCCACCACCTGAATACAAAGGTCAAAAGGGGCATGCCACTGATGGCCCCCAGCACCAAAGCCTCCAGGCAGAGGGGGAAGCCTCTGCAAATCTAACCAAAGAGTCTCCAGATACCAATGGGCCAAAGCTAACAGAGGATGGAGATGTTCAGGAAGTAGGGATACAGGAGGAAAATATGCCCACTGAGCCAGCCAGAGAGATCAGGCCCCAGACAGAAGAGGACCTGCAGGAGCCAAAGGGAGACCTGGCAGAATCCTAA